A window from Phaeocystidibacter marisrubri encodes these proteins:
- a CDS encoding cold shock domain-containing protein: MGKSQETSFKKEREKKKKLKKDAKAKRKEERKMNSDGSAESFTYVDKFGNFSDTPPPPAEKMKAEDIDVSTPKKEDRATVKELETERTGVVTFYNDAKGYGFIKDKSTQESVFVHVNNTTEPITEGNMVTFEVEKGHKGPTAVKVTVKR, translated from the coding sequence ATGGGTAAGTCACAGGAAACAAGTTTCAAAAAGGAAAGAGAGAAGAAGAAGAAGCTGAAGAAAGATGCTAAAGCAAAACGTAAGGAAGAGAGGAAGATGAACAGTGATGGTTCAGCAGAAAGCTTCACTTATGTAGACAAGTTTGGCAATTTCTCTGATACTCCACCACCTCCAGCAGAGAAAATGAAAGCTGAGGATATCGATGTGAGTACGCCTAAAAAGGAAGATAGAGCAACGGTGAAGGAACTCGAAACTGAACGCACAGGTGTAGTGACTTTCTACAACGACGCCAAAGGCTATGGCTTTATCAAGGATAAGTCCACGCAAGAGAGTGTTTTTGTACACGTCAACAACACCACAGAACCTATCACAGAGGGCAACATGGTTACTTTTGAAGTAGAAAAAGGACACAAAGGCCCCACTGCAGTTAAGGTTACCGTGAAGCGATAG
- a CDS encoding DEAD/DEAH box helicase: MNTRSRRPAAKAGSRKKINQKPAKGKKSTIDINLLTQKASAQPEKTVYVAERTFAEMPLHARLQKTIAKKGFSTPTEIQDKTLEHLLAGRDLMGVAQTGTGKTGAFLIPLINRLVSGKDSFRILVLAPTRELALQIDEEFKSLTSGLGLYSQCFIGGTNLNRDLQKLGRKSHIVIGTPGRLLDLYQRRAIKFSEFDVLILDEFDRMLDMGFNKDVHRITSQMSNRKQTLLFSATVDRKQQGFIDRLLTNPIEVKVSNGETTGKHIDQEIIKVVDGQDKFGMLTDLLGQPEFTKVLVFAETKRWVSKVNKMLTQSGFSSDEIHGNKSQNYRQVALKKFSSGRIQILVATDVAARGLDVSDVTHVINYQLPASIDSYIHRIGRTGRAGKQGKAFTFIN, encoded by the coding sequence ATGAATACACGTTCTAGACGACCGGCTGCAAAAGCTGGTTCGAGAAAAAAAATAAATCAAAAACCTGCAAAGGGTAAGAAAAGCACAATTGATATCAATTTGCTTACTCAGAAAGCCAGTGCACAGCCTGAAAAGACGGTTTATGTAGCGGAAAGGACTTTTGCAGAAATGCCCCTTCACGCCCGACTACAGAAAACCATCGCTAAAAAAGGTTTTAGCACACCAACAGAGATCCAAGATAAAACCTTGGAGCACTTGCTTGCAGGTCGCGATTTGATGGGAGTGGCACAAACAGGTACTGGAAAAACAGGTGCGTTCCTTATTCCATTAATCAACCGATTGGTTTCCGGTAAAGATTCATTCCGAATTTTGGTCTTGGCTCCAACCCGTGAATTGGCATTGCAAATTGACGAAGAGTTCAAGAGCTTAACTTCTGGACTCGGATTGTACAGTCAGTGCTTCATTGGCGGGACCAACCTCAATCGCGATTTACAAAAGCTGGGAAGAAAGAGTCACATCGTGATCGGTACACCAGGTCGCTTGTTGGATTTGTACCAACGAAGAGCGATCAAGTTCAGCGAGTTTGATGTATTGATTTTGGATGAATTCGATCGCATGCTCGACATGGGCTTCAACAAAGATGTCCATCGAATTACTTCTCAAATGTCGAATCGTAAGCAAACACTTCTATTCTCGGCAACGGTAGACCGAAAGCAACAGGGATTCATCGATCGTTTGTTGACCAACCCGATAGAGGTGAAGGTGAGCAATGGCGAAACCACTGGGAAGCATATCGACCAAGAGATCATCAAAGTAGTGGATGGTCAAGATAAATTCGGGATGTTGACCGATCTACTCGGACAACCTGAATTCACCAAAGTTTTGGTATTTGCTGAAACGAAGAGATGGGTAAGTAAGGTGAACAAGATGCTAACGCAATCGGGCTTTTCATCCGACGAAATACACGGAAACAAATCACAAAATTACCGTCAGGTAGCATTGAAGAAGTTCAGCAGTGGACGTATTCAGATTCTCGTTGCAACAGATGTTGCTGCGCGCGGTTTGGATGTTTCTGATGTTACACACGTGATTAACTATCAATTGCCGGCTAGCATTGACAGTTACATTCACCGTATTGGCCGAACAGGTAGAGCCGGAAAGCAAGGCAAAGCATTCACATTTATTAATTAA
- a CDS encoding helix-turn-helix transcriptional regulator — protein sequence MSFPEIHKIRGVHPGAILKRELKSRSIRSSQLAAQIGEHKQTISAIINQRRAINPVLSIKLGKVFQIESDYFQMIQASYDTAVAKSKLSLDKPNLSVFREALFWDTSIDKIDWIEHKRFVIQRILERGNTEEILAMISFYGKSTIVEEIKQMGSSRLKAFEKNILEFELD from the coding sequence ATGTCATTTCCAGAAATACATAAGATTAGAGGTGTTCACCCCGGAGCTATTCTAAAACGTGAACTAAAATCGCGTTCGATTCGCAGTTCACAACTTGCAGCTCAAATAGGAGAACACAAACAGACGATTAGCGCTATCATCAATCAGCGAAGAGCGATTAACCCTGTTCTTTCCATTAAACTGGGTAAAGTATTTCAAATTGAAAGCGACTATTTTCAAATGATACAAGCGAGCTACGATACAGCTGTTGCAAAGAGTAAGCTTTCTCTCGACAAACCCAATCTAAGTGTGTTTCGAGAAGCTCTTTTCTGGGATACAAGCATAGACAAAATTGACTGGATTGAGCACAAGCGATTTGTGATTCAGCGAATCCTTGAAAGAGGAAATACCGAAGAAATCTTAGCGATGATTTCATTCTATGGTAAGTCCACTATTGTGGAAGAAATCAAACAAATGGGTTCCAGTAGGTTGAAAGCCTTTGAAAAGAATATCCTTGAATTCGAATTAGATTGA